In Acidobacteriota bacterium, the genomic window AGCGCTCGCTCGCGCGGAACGGAGGGGAGAAGCGGTGACGCCGCGGTTCACGAGCCGGGGCCGCGAGCGGCGCTCGATACGGGCCGCGCTCCACGGAGAGCGCCCCGCGGTGCGGATCGGCAAGGCGGGGGCCACCGAGGCCGTTCTCGCCTCCGTCCGGGAGGCCCTGTCCGCCAGAGAGGCGATCAAGCTCGCGGTCGGCAAGGGGTACGCCGGCAGCGTGCGAGAGCTCGCGGTCGAGGTGGCGCAGCGCGCCGGAGCGGAACTCGTCGCGGTGACCGGTCGGACCTTCATCCTCTTCCGTCCCGAAGAGGAGGCCGAACCCGACCCGGAGGGAACGGAGAACCTTCGCTGACCGGTCGC contains:
- a CDS encoding YhbY family RNA-binding protein, which produces MTPRFTSRGRERRSIRAALHGERPAVRIGKAGATEAVLASVREALSAREAIKLAVGKGYAGSVRELAVEVAQRAGAELVAVTGRTFILFRPEEEAEPDPEGTENLR